One Danio rerio strain Tuebingen ecotype United States chromosome 9, GRCz12tu, whole genome shotgun sequence genomic region harbors:
- the tent5c gene encoding terminal nucleotidyltransferase 5C, translating to MANMASASTSSSNESESQSVLTWEQVSRLNDVLTEAVPVHGRGNFPTLEVRLKDIVQIVRNRLELRGIMVKDVRLNGSTASHVLVQDIGWSYKDLDVIFRVDLPREEEFQLIKDVVLSTLLDFLPEGVNKEKITPMTLKEAYVQKLVKVYTDQDRWSLISLSNNNGRNVELKFVDSIRRQFEFSVDSFQIILDSVLSYYDLSENPMSQHFHPTVVGESMYGDFVEALGHLTNKTIATKRPEEIRGGGLLKYCNLLVREFKPTDPDEFKALERYMCSRFFIDFPDIVEQQRKLEAYLQSHFIGEERNKYNYLMILRRVVNESTVCLMGHERRQTLNLISLTAFRVLAEQNAIPDVSSVTCYYQPAPYVKDLNFNNYYVASCNQSIPTWLPCN from the coding sequence ATGGCAAACATGGCCTCAGCCTCAACCTCATCCAGCAATGAAAGTGAGTCACAAAGTGTGCTTACCTGGGAGCAAGTGAGCCGCTTGAACGATGTGCTGACAGAGGCCGTGCCGGTTCATGGACGTGGCAACTTTCCCACCCTCGAGGTCCGGCTGAAGGATATTGTACAGATAGTGAGAAATCGGCTGGAGCTGAGAGGCATTATGGTCAAAGATGTGCGTCTGAACGGCTCTACAGCCAGCCACGTGCTGGTTCAGGACATTGGTTGGAGCTACAAAGACCTGGACGTCATCTTCAGGGTAGACCTTCCTCGGGAAGAGGAGTTCCAGCTCATCAAAGATGTGGTTCTGAGCACTTTGTTGGACTTTCTACCAGAGGGGGTGAATAAGGAGAAGATCACCCCGATGACACTGAAAGAGGCCTATGTCCAGAAGCTGGTCAAAGTTTACACTGATCAGGACCGCTGGTCCCTCATCTCACTGTCCAACAACAATGGCCGCAATGTAGAACTAAAGTTTGTGGACTCAATCCGGAGACAGTTTGAGTTCAGTGTGGACTCCTTCCAGATTATTTTGGACTCTGTTCTGTCCTACTATGACTTGTCAGAAAATCCCATGTCTCAGCATTTCCACCCTACGGTGGTAGGGGAGAGCATGTATGGTGACTTTGTTGAGGCTCTGGGCCACCTCACGAATAAGACCATTGCCACCAAACGCCCAGAGGAAATCCGTGGTGGTGGTTTACTCAAATACTGCAACCTCCTGGTGAGAGAATTCAAGCCTACAGATCCAGATGAATTTAAGGCTCTGGAACGCTACATGTGCTCCCGTTTCTTCATTGACTTTCCCGACATTGTTGAACAACAGCGCAAACTGGAGGCTTATCTTCAAAGCCACTTTATTGGTGAGGAGAGGAACAAGTACAACTACCTCATGATCCTGCGGCGGGTGGTGAACGAGAGCACTGTGTGTCTCATGGGACACGAGAGACGGCAGACGCTGAACCTCATCTCACTGACTGCGTTCAGGGTGCTCGCTGAGCAGAACGCTATACCTGATGTGTCCAGCGTCACCTGCTACTACCAGCCGGCTCCGTATGTCAAAGACCTGAACTTCAACAACTACTATGTGGCCTCTTGTAACCAGTCCATTCCAACTTGGTTGCCGTGTAACTAA